In a genomic window of Gossypium arboreum isolate Shixiya-1 chromosome 7, ASM2569848v2, whole genome shotgun sequence:
- the LOC108468541 gene encoding triacylglycerol lipase 2-like: protein MKPLNTIRLNHTILLIFCAQNLFCLKAPENGTGEAALAAQSSDRGGICKSMVESNGYDCEEHWVITKDGYVLNVLRIPLGRFVGCRKARNRPPVLLQHGMLLDARSWMLLPPKRSLPFNLADNGYDVWLVNSRGTEYSEGHTSLSHYDPAYWNWSWDELVAYDLPATFQYVYNQTGQKLHFIGHSQGTLMVMAAMSRDQLLNLLRSAALLCPIAYLGHTTSLLSRFITDNFIAEALHSLGLYKFDLNDLITMRTLKIICRIPSVDCSNMFTPYTGQNCCIKRSKTEIFLDHQPQPTAMKNVIHMCQMVRRGTLTMYDYNDCDENIKHYGQPTPPAYNMTCIPNDLPIFLSYGGADALSDVNDVKLLLDCLKHHDPGKIVVQYIESYAHADYLMAEKAKEDVYDPLSAFLNKLP from the exons ATGAAGCCACTCAACACCATTAGATTAAATCATACAATCCTACTCATTTTTTGTGCACAAAATTTGTTTTGTCTAAAAGCTCCAGAGAATGGAACCGGAGAGGCTGCATTGGCGGCCCAATCATCAGATCGTGGAGGTATCTGCAAATCAATGGTGGAGAGTAATGGCTATGATTGTGAAGAACACTGG GTAATTACAAAAGATGGCTATGTTCTCAATGTGCTAAGAATTCCTTTGGGGCGGTTCGTTGGCTGTCGAAAAGCAAGAAACAGGCCGCCAGTGCTGTTGCAGCACGGGATGTTACTG GATGCAAGATCATGGATGCTATTGCCCCCAAAACGATCATTGCCATTCAATCTGGCCGATAATGGCTACGATGTCTGGCTTGTTAACTCGCGCGGAACAGAGTACAGCGAAGGGCATACATCACTGAGTCATTATGATCCA GCATACTGGAATTGGTCATGGGACGAATTGGTAGCTTATGATCTTCCTGCAACATTCCAGTATGTGTATAATCAAACAGGACAAAAGCTACACTTCATTGGGCATTCACAG GGAACTTTGATGGTTATGGCTGCCATGTCAAGGGATCAACTATTGAACTTGTTGAGATCAGCTGCATTACTCTGCCCAATTGCTTATCTGGGTCACACTACTTCCTTACTTTCAAGATTTATTACTGATAACTTCATTGCCGAG GCATTGCACTCGTTAGGCCTCTATAAATTTGATTTAAATGA TTTAATTACTATGCGAACTCTGAAGATCATCTGTCGAATACCAAGTGTTGACTGCAGCAACATGTTCACACCATATACAG GGCAAAACTGCTGCATAAAACGTTCCAAAACAGAGATTTTTCTAGATCATCAACCTCAGCCAACGGCAATGAAGAACGTCATCCATATGTGTCAGA TGGTTAGGAGAGGAACCTTAACAATGTATGATTACAATGATTGTGATGAGAATATAAAACACTATGGGCAACCAACTCCTCCTGCATACAACATGACCTGTATTCCAAATGACCTTCCCATATTCCTCAGCTATGGTGGAGCCGATGCTCTTTCGGATGTGAATGATGTGAAGCTTTTGCTTGATTGTCTCAAACATCATGATCCAGGCAAGATTGTTGTTCAGTACATAGAAAGTTACGCTCATGCGGATTATTTAATGGCAGAAAAGGCGAAAGAAGATGTGTATGATCCTTTGAGTGCGTTCTTGAATAAGCTACCATGA